A segment of the Nostoc sp. TCL26-01 genome:
GCGATCGCGGGCTTTAATTTTTACAGGGATGCTGCATCTACTATTAATTTTTTTACTGCCTTACATTATGGCTTGGCAGTTTTTAACTACTGGTGCTGTGATGGCTTTATGCTTATTAATTTTAGCTGAATTTCAATGGGATGGCTTATAAATTTGATAATCAATAATCAACTTAAGGAATTTTACTACTACTGCAAGTAGTAACAATATAAGTCTGATTTATGTCTTTAGATTTATGAATTACTAGCAGACAGTGCTTATAGTTAAGTTCTGAGATGAGGCTTAAACTAATCACATAACTGAGGCTGGAATTATGTCAAGCAAATTTATATATTTCAGTTATTTCTTTATTAAATATCGGTCTAACTGTAATTATCTGCAATCATTATTGCAGAGGTCGTTATTCTTAAATTTACAGGTATTCTGTTAAATAGAGATCCTGCATTTCTCACAAGCCACAGATATGGCAGATGTAGCAGATGTAGGTTTGGTTAAGCGCAGCGCAACTCAACATAGATACTGAAAGCTTAACCGATATCTTGGTGTTGGGTTTCCTAAAGTCAACCCAACCTACATTTAAGCAAGTAATTTAGCTACGCGAATAAAAATCAAATTACATATTATATTCACATACGAAAGGTGCAACATTGTGAACACCTTACATCGTCGAGAAAATGATTTTTGGCATCGGTCAAATGAGCAGATTACCGAACATCTGCCTATATTAGAAGCTAACGATTTTCTTCCCCACATTGGTAAATGGATAAGTATTGGTGGGGGAGTTATCTTGAGTATTTTTATAGCTGGAGTGGCGTTAGCATTTGTTTTTAAATACAACGTGACTGTGAAAGTGCCAGCTACCCTGCGTCCAGTGGGAGAACTACGGGTTGTGCAATCACCGATTAGTGGGAAAATTCAAAAAATCGCTGTTAAAGAAAATCAAATAGTAACTGAGGGAGAAGCTATTGCTTATATTGATGATTCCCGACTGCAAACCCAGAAAAGTCAACTAAAAAATATGATTCAGCAGAGTCAATTACAACTAAATAAAATAGATGCTCAACTAGGAGAAATAGATGTGCAACTTGCAGCACAAACTAACTTAAATAACCAGACGAATATATCTGCTCAAGCTGAACTCAGTGGTACACAACGCAACTATGCAGACCAGCAAATTAAAGCTATAGCAGATATGACGCAAGCACAATCAGCTTTAACTTTGGCAAGGGCGCAAAAAGACCGATTACAAAGAGAAAAACTTTTACAAGCCACTGTACAGGAAACGGAAGTAGCCTTGAATTTAGCGAGAACGCAAAGACAAAGGTTAAAACAGGAAAAATTTTTAACAGCAACTATAGAGGAAGCAGAAACAGCTTTAAGACTAGCTAAAACACAACAAGATAGATTGCAACGAGAAAAAGTTTTAACTGCAACTGTAGACGAAGCAGAGGCAGCTTTGACTTTAGCTAGAGTGCAACGAGCTAGATTACAACCGATAGTAGCATCAGGAGCGATCGCTCGCAATTTCTTTGAGGAAAAAGACCAAGCTGTCATCTCGGCGGAGGCGAAATTGGAACAAGCCAAGGCTAATGCGAAGAATCTCCTGGAAGAAAAAGACCAAGCTGTCATCTCGGCGGAGGCGAAATTGGAACAAGCCAAGGCTAATGCGAAGAATCTCCTGGAAGAAAAAGACCAAGCTGTCATCTCGGCACAAGCTAAACTTGAACAAGCCAAGGCTAATGCTAAAAATCTCGTAGACGAAAAAGGCCAAGCTTTAATAGTTGCTCAAACAAATCTCGCTAAGGCGAAAACGGAAATTGCTCCCAATAATTATACTGTCACCGTCGCATCTCAAAGAATTCAGCAAGAACAGGCAAAGGGAGAAGTTACTTTAGCCGCGTTGAAGAAAGAAAAAGAGACTCTACTGCAACAACGCCTAGAATTTCAAAAACAACTAGATAGAACTAGCAAAGAATTACAACAGCTAGAAAATGATTTAAGTCAGAGTATAATTCGCGCTCCTATTGCGGGTACAGTGCTGCAATTAAACCTTCGTAACCCTGGTCAAATTGTACAACCAAGTGATGCGATCGCCCAAATTGCTCCCATAAATGCACCAATCCAAATTAAAGCTAATGTTCAGTCTCAAGATATTAACAAAATCAAACCCGGTCAACAAGTCCAAATGCAAGTTTCCGCTTGTCCATATCCAGACTACGGTACTCTCAAAGGAATAGTGAAAACCATTGCTCCAGATGCTTTACCAATTGTGACAAATACATCAGCAAATACTGTTAATAATGCTAATAAAACTGCTTATGAAGTAACTATTGAACCACAAACACCATACGTCGGTAAAGCTGACAAGCAATGTCAACTTAAATCAGGAATGGAAGGACGCGCCGATATTATTTCTCGCCAAGAAACAGTCATGCAATTCATTCTCAGAAAAGCCAGATTAATTGCCGATTTGTGATGAGTGAGGGAGTGAGAGACAAGGGGACAAGGGGAAAATAATTTTGACTGTTGACTAATGACTAATGACTATTGACTATTGACTATTGACCATTGACTATTGACTACTGACTAATAACTAATTATTACCATGTTTGGCTTATTCAAATCATCCAAAAAATATCCCTCTGTTTTGCAGTTAAGTGAAGAAGATTGTGGCGCTGCTTGTCTAGTTGCAATTTGTAGACATTATGGACGCTTCTTAAGCATGAATAAAAGCCGAGAAGCAGTAGGAACTGGACAATTAGGTACAACTTTGTTAGGACTAAAACGCGGCTCTGAAAATCTAGGTTTTAATGCTAGAGCAGTGAAAGCTTCACCAGCTATTTTAGATAGAATCAAGGAAATTAAACTACCAGCAATTATTCATTGGCGGGGCTATCATTGGGTAGTTTTACATGGCAAACATGGCAGAAAATATGTCATTGCCGATCCAGCAGTAGGTATTCGTTATATTCATAAAGAAGAATTAGCAGATGCTTGGAATGGAGTCATGCTCTTAATTGAGCTAGATCATCAGCGCTTTTTTCAACAACCACATGAAAAACCACAACCAGGATTTACACGTTTTCTTCAGCGCATTTTGCCTTATCGTGGGCTATTATCTCAAGTTTTGATGCTAAATATTGTCTTGGGTGTATTAGCTTTGGGTGCGCCTGTACTTATTCAATTGCTGACAGATGATGTTCTAGTTCGGGGAGATACTCAACTATTAACTGTGGTGGTCACAGCCGTTGTGATGATGAATTTATTTAGTAGTGGCTTGCAAGTATTAGAATCCACGATGATTGCTCATTTTAGTCAACGGCTGCAATTAAGTTTAGTTTTAGAATTTGGGCGGAGAATTTTACAATTACCATTGTCTTACTATGAAGCTCGGCGTAGTGGAGAAATCACTAGCAGATTGCGAGATATTAATGAAATTAACCAGTTAGTATCTCAGATTGTTGTGCTTTTACCTAGCCAGTTTTTTATTGCGGTAATTTCTTTTAGTTTAATGCTGTTTTATAGTTGGCAACTATCTTTAGCAGTGATATTTATCGGTGCATTGATGAGTTTGTCAACATTGCCTCTCTTACCGATATTGCAGCAAAAAACTCGCAGTCTTTTAGTTTTAGGTTCAGAAAATCAAGGGGTGTTAGTAGAAACATTTAAAGGCGCACAAGTACTAAAAACTACAAATGCAGCACCGCAATTTTGGGATGAATTACAAAATCGTTTTGG
Coding sequences within it:
- a CDS encoding HlyD family efflux transporter periplasmic adaptor subunit, encoding MNTLHRRENDFWHRSNEQITEHLPILEANDFLPHIGKWISIGGGVILSIFIAGVALAFVFKYNVTVKVPATLRPVGELRVVQSPISGKIQKIAVKENQIVTEGEAIAYIDDSRLQTQKSQLKNMIQQSQLQLNKIDAQLGEIDVQLAAQTNLNNQTNISAQAELSGTQRNYADQQIKAIADMTQAQSALTLARAQKDRLQREKLLQATVQETEVALNLARTQRQRLKQEKFLTATIEEAETALRLAKTQQDRLQREKVLTATVDEAEAALTLARVQRARLQPIVASGAIARNFFEEKDQAVISAEAKLEQAKANAKNLLEEKDQAVISAEAKLEQAKANAKNLLEEKDQAVISAQAKLEQAKANAKNLVDEKGQALIVAQTNLAKAKTEIAPNNYTVTVASQRIQQEQAKGEVTLAALKKEKETLLQQRLEFQKQLDRTSKELQQLENDLSQSIIRAPIAGTVLQLNLRNPGQIVQPSDAIAQIAPINAPIQIKANVQSQDINKIKPGQQVQMQVSACPYPDYGTLKGIVKTIAPDALPIVTNTSANTVNNANKTAYEVTIEPQTPYVGKADKQCQLKSGMEGRADIISRQETVMQFILRKARLIADL
- a CDS encoding peptidase domain-containing ABC transporter, with the protein product MFGLFKSSKKYPSVLQLSEEDCGAACLVAICRHYGRFLSMNKSREAVGTGQLGTTLLGLKRGSENLGFNARAVKASPAILDRIKEIKLPAIIHWRGYHWVVLHGKHGRKYVIADPAVGIRYIHKEELADAWNGVMLLIELDHQRFFQQPHEKPQPGFTRFLQRILPYRGLLSQVLMLNIVLGVLALGAPVLIQLLTDDVLVRGDTQLLTVVVTAVVMMNLFSSGLQVLESTMIAHFSQRLQLSLVLEFGRRILQLPLSYYEARRSGEITSRLRDINEINQLVSQIVVLLPSQFFIAVISFSLMLFYSWQLSLAVIFIGALMSLSTLPLLPILQQKTRSLLVLGSENQGVLVETFKGAQVLKTTNAAPQFWDELQNRFGRLANLTFTTIQIGIINNTIAKFLSTIGGVVLLGLGSIFVIQGNISIGQMLAINALQINVLALISSLVGLVDEYFRSQTAVSRLLEVIDATPEVDETTQKPVAQISSDADIRFSHINFHHPGRVDLLEDFSLKLPGGKVIAVIGKSGCGKSSLAKLMAGLYQPNSGNIRIGFYNIQDLALDCLRQQVVYVPQEPHFWSRSILDNFRLGTPHISFEEIVTACHIADADSFISQLPNKYQTVLGEFGANLSGGQRQRLAIARGILTHPPVLILDEATAGLDPVSETQVLDRLLASRQGKTTILITHRPSVIHRADWIVLLDQGQVQLQGTLDDFLALPGEHLKFLSV